GGATGTGCTTCTTTTTGAAGGAAATCGAGTCATGCTATTTAAAACTGCAGTAGCTTTGATGGAGCTATATGGTAATGGAAGAAAATGTTTGTTGTTTATTGGAAAAAGTTAATTAGATGTGTAAGTTATCCATATCTTCATGAAACTTAATTTCACTGTGTCCTGTAGGTCCAGCATTGGTAACAACAAAGGATGCTGGAGATGCAGTAACTTTACTTCAGTCATTGGCCGGCTCCACATTTGATAGCAGTCAGCTTGTATTGACAGCTTGCATGGGTTACCAAAATATAAATGAAGTTCGATTACAGCAGCTGAGAAATAAACATAGGCCAGCTGTAATAGCTGCAATTGAAGAAAGATCAAAAGGGCTTAAAGCTCGGAGGGATTCTAAGGGTCTGGCATCAAAGCTATTTGAGCAATCGGATAACGTGCAAGTACTTGGGAGTTTGTCCCGTACAGAATCTGGTTCTACTAATGCAGATGAAATTCTGATTAGTCTGACTGGAGACGGTGAGATTGATTCAGCTCCAGATCTTCCAGAGCAGGTTGCTTATGTCTTTCATGTTATCCCCCCCTGTTGTTAGAATATAATGAAGTTGACTGATGCATTTTATTGTTATCTTGACAATTAATGACATTCTCAAACTATATATTTGTTACAAATGATTATGGTATCAAAGCTATAcatatatgattaaatttttcTTACTGCCTTGACCCAGAAGTCTAACCTTCATAGTCATCAATCTATAGCAAATAGAGCAACTAACCACAACATATTGATCTTATGCATCTCATTCCATGCAGATTGCTTGGCTGAAAGTTGAACTTTGCAGATTACTAGAAGAGAAAAGATCAGCTATTCTCAGGTAGTTAAAAATGATACTGGCTCTTTGATAAGAATTACTTTTCTTAATCAAACAATTAGAAGGAAACAGCTGTGAGCAAGCTCCAAAAGTACAGTGTCAATGGAAAATATGGAAGTATGAAGGAAACGAAAGAAGGAAAGGTATATGAGAAGCTAGGATGCTACTCTGCCCCAATGCCTAAGCCTCCCAGAATTCCCTTACAAATTCACCCCTCTTCTGGTTTCATTCCCTCCCTCATATTCCCTGCACGCCCCATGGTTTCCATACTCCCTTCACCCCTTGTTGGCTGCTACCTGTCCATTCTGTTAGGTTCCTCCCTAACAGATTCCTCAACCCCAATTTTGGTCCTGCTCTTATCATTTCCCGTCCTCTTTATTTTTACACTCAAACCACGGGTCCTTGATACTTGCCCCtcttttttcattaaattacaagattttttttatccaCTTTTTGCATATAGCATTTATGCTTTCaaatttcttcctttttatCAGAGCAGAGGAGCTTGAAACGGCATTAATGGAGATGGTTAAGCAGGATAATAGGCGGCAACTGAGCGCCAAGGTAAGGCACGAGTCCACAATAGATTTTGCTTCTTACATCAATATACGTTCTTTTCAATGCATATCTGCGGCTTTCTCATTGTACTGCAAACAGGGGGGAAATTTCCTTCTCTCTTAATTCCTTAGCGAGTTCATTTAAGTTGGTTGCAATGCTTATATAGTTAAATAATTCTTGATATGTACCCAAGTAGTTACATTAGATGTCTTGCAGATTGAGTTCTAATTTTGTTCTTTGCGAAGTTTATGTGTAAATTCTTATCATCTTCAGGTAGAGCAACTAGAAGAAGAGGCTGCTGATCTTCGACAAGCACTTGCTGATAAACAAGAACAGGAAACTGCAATGCTTCAGGTTTCACTTTTActcataattatatatataaaatttctttGGGTAAATAGGCTGTATCAATGTAAGGTTTTATTTCTCATAGGTCTTGATGCGGGTGGAGCAAGAACAAAAGGTGACAGAAGATGCTCGCAGGTTTGCTGAGCAAGATGCAGCTGCACAAAGATATGCCTCCGAAGTGCTTCAGGttacctttttttctttcttcttttgtttGTCCTTCTGTTCCATCAGTATCCACCTTTTGTTTGTCTTGATAAGATGTGGTGCTTTCAGGTTATAGAAAACCAGTTATGAGCTGTAGGTGGGACAATTACTTTGGTTTTGTTGTTCGTTTTGTAATTTGACATTCAGTTATTTCATTATGGCATTCGGTCGGAATGGTTGAATTTTACTTGTTCCTACAATCCATGCCAGACTGGTTTTTGTCAGGTTTCAAAAAGTTGTTAGTCGATGTGTCTCCTAGCTTCATTACATCTCAAAAAGCCATTCATTTCTTCTGGCATCGTTGTATTGTCGTAGTGTGGCATCAATTTCACAATTATCCTGCCATAGGCTGTACTTGATCCCTACATTAAGGGTAAAAGTTTAGCCAAATTGATGTCACTTTTGTAACAATAAATTGAATGCTGAATgatattagattttattttcaCACTTTTCTTTAGCACGTTGGTAGACCTCCCCTCATATATGACATACCTAATTAGCATCCTTTAATATCAGTTATAAATCTTTATGTTTATCCATGCTATGCCGTGCCTTTGTTAATGCTTCCTTGTACTGCTAAGTTATATTTCAACCAGCACAATGGTGAATTTTCGGACTATACCATCCTAATATCATACATCatatattattgttttgcaGGAAAAATATGAAGAAGCATCTGCTGCACTTGCAGAAATGGAGAAGAGAGCGGTTATGGCAGAATCTATGCTGGAAGCTACATTGCAGTATCAGTCTGGCCAAGTTAAACTGCAACCATCTCCACGGTATGTTTgaagtttttgaaatatttgattcCTTAATGCACccacaattttttttggtaTTGCCTTAGATTTATTCTTTCTTTCCGAAGCCGTGATTTTGTCATGCTACCAACATTCAGTATCTAGTAAGTACCATACATAACAGTGGTTAGACACTATCCTAAATCTGAACAGGGTTGAGTACCCCAAAAAACCATCATCATTTTCCACTTAAGAAAATGCCAAAAGTTGCTGAAAAAATATGggaaacgaaaatgaaaataactGGTTTATATTGTATATGGTCATAGCCTTCTATGGATGAGCTTGACTTTATGCCTTCTTGCTTTATAGATCTTCACAGCCAGAATCTCCAGTATCTAGAAACAATCAAGAACCTACGACAGATACACCTAGTCGGAGGATAAGTCTGCTTTCTCGTCCATTTGGACTTGGATGGGGTGATCGAAACAAGGTTAGTTTCCATTGGGAAAGATCTGATATTTTATCAGTGTTACGCTTCCTTGGTTATTTTATTGTGGCTGAAAACCTGTATTTGTTATCTTTGATAGGGGAAACCTATTACTGTGGAAGAGCCAGCTGAGGTAGAAAGTCCTATCAGCCAAAAAGAGGGCAATGGCCTTAAAGTACAGGATGAGTTGGAAACAAGATAGTATCAATATTTCTCTTTGCCCTCCCCCCAGACGGTTTGAGGAGCAAGAAATTAGTTCCCTGTCTGTAATTTTTGTTCTGGGCGAacatatattttcatatttcattAATTGTTTGTTCTTTATGATGTCATAGAATAATAGTATTGgatttaatacaaaaaaaaaaaaaaattgtattggaAAGTAAGTGTACGGTTGAGGTtaattgtgatgcatctcacctaTACTATACAGGTCATACTCAATGTATTGTACACGGGtcattataaaaacaatatataacgAGATTCCTAGAAATGTGAcctttaaaaataacacaacaaCTAGAGAGAAAATTATAGGAAAAAAGTGGTTAAATATATAtgacatgataaaataaatgagaaaaaaaatttaacgtGTTAGAGAAATATACAAGGGAGTGGAAAATTTTAGTTAGATTTTGTATACGactttaagataaaaaatatatatttaaacaaaaattattgtCATTATTCGTTGCTGAAATATAGTACtcttttctaataaaaaatatggtaCTTACATTATACGTACGACATTGCTCTTTTGTCTTAAATGataattgaatgaaaaatacttcacaaataaaaaatatttgggaacaatcacacaaataaaaaaagcaaaagaacaaaagataaaataatgaGCTCTTGtaacttttttcatttttgtattttcaaatttttagcaAGATTTATTGTAATTGAATGAGAAATTTTTGTATctaccaatttttttaatgaacttTTCCGCTAACGACATTGTATTGGGAGAGTTGATAAAGTGGTATTTCAAATCCCaattcaatttatattcatGAAGTCACCAAATTGGGAGACAATGCAAGGCtatgtaaataaaaattgacatCATGCTAACAACTTGGAAATTGATTTCATTGCAGTTTCAACCAGTCTAATTTAGAGATATGCTAAGGCTAAcataaaaaattccaaaaaataatatcattaataattcttcattacccttttttaatattgtgtgactatttttaagtaattttttgaaTTGGTTAATAGTTCAACTTTCATTCGTTACgctatataattttattttaaagtagttataattaaagttaataattttcaaattattttaatgatgCGATAGTTTATGAATGACGATCACATAGGTCTAGTGCGAATAATTGGTGCACTTAGTGTTGTAAATTTAGAAATACCGATTCTGATTCTTGCTAAAAACTGTGATTGATAAAGTGTTAATATAAAAATGGAAGCGCTCACAAGAAAGGGAAGCTAGAAAATCGACCTTTAGGTAGCAATAATTTGTGGTTCACAGGAATGGTTAAACATACATAGATGACAGCCAAATCTTCGTCAACAAAACCACGTCtactattctttgaaatatGTTAGATATTACGGTGAGTTTGTAAAAATCTTGAAAACCTTGAGATATCAAAGGTGGCTCGCCGTGATTCTAGAAAACCTTGAGATATCAAGGGTACACGTAGACAACCATGATAAATTACTGTCTTCACCTCAATGCATCCGGGCGAATATGTAcgaaaataatttcattttctccCCGGCTAATTCTGACCTTTCCATCGCTGAATCTGCAAAGGAAGACTCAACTATATAGTAAAGGATATATTATAGTGATATAGACTTTAAGCACACAAAATCTACTATTTTTTAGCAGCAAATTCAATACATATATACTGAATGGATTAAGACTAAGAGAGAACTTGATTTCTTGGAAGATGTCATCTTACAGAATCTCCAAGATGAACTTCTTGTCCATTTCTAAGGGATATCCAAATGGACCTCCAATTATGGCTGCATCATCCATTGTAACCTCGTAAACTTTTGCGCCATTTTTTCTGTCAATTTTTGGACAAAACAAGATCTGAGAAACACTCAGTCCAGCTGATATATACTAGTACTATTTCAGACTCAGCTATAAAgtgaatatatataaatttacacTCAATCATCGTGAGAATAACTATTAAGATTAAATTTAAAGGTTTGGGTTAATCTCTATCAATCTCTAAAACTAAAATCTAGGCGAACCCTTCTCCAGAATGTTTTCATTTCTGACAAATGGACATAAATTTCACTAATCAAATTATTTGAATGGAAACCAACTTTGTTTTATAATGTCTGCCCATCAAGTTCTCCTATGTCCCTACAACTATCCTTTCCAAACTAGCAAGCAAGCAGCTATGGACTATGGTTTGCTTTTTACATCATTGTTCGCCCACAACACTTCTTAGATAAAGTTTTCCGTGGTTAAAACAGGTTGAATAATGCAAAATTTATGGGGAAGAGAGACAATATTGCTTGGTTTTAGAAATTTCATCCATagttttttaattcaaatactTAAATGAAAAAATCTGCCATTCCTATATCATGGACAAATTATCGATAATATATAATTGTCACCACAACATATCCTTTGGAAGACCATAACCTGAACCTTAACCATGCCTTAAcacctaataaaaaaaaatttcttaaattttaacCACTTATAACAAACAGGCAACCCATGTCGACGTGAAACCCCCTGCATATCTCCACTACTAGGACATGAGGACAGGAAAGATTCCTTGCTGAAGAGGAGCAATAACCAAAAAAGCATTCATAGTATATATGAAGCTTTTCGTAGCATACTTACCAGGGTTCCAAATTATTACTTCCTGATATTCCTACATTCATTGTATATGCCCCttcatattataatttattgtgcTAGTAAGAACCCTCCCTTGAACATTAGTGAACTTAAAACCATGGAAACTTACACAAAATTTCCAGTCATGGAGAACTTCAGCCCAAGCAGAATATCAACCACATACTTTATTCTTCCATTCTTCCCAATAATCTGTAACACTCATTGTAATACACAAACTGAAAATGTGAGGCAGTATTTGTGGCAATTAAAGTAAACGTACAAAGATGAACCTGATACCTGCTTTCCCATCAAACCATTGGCAGCATTCTCTAGCCAACTATCTGTCACAGTCTGTAGAAAATAAGTTGtttaaataagaaaaagaaaacctTGTAAGAGTATTGTtcatatttaaatcattttgaaATAGTACATTATCAGTTGGAACTACATGTTCGCATTTCAAAATCTACCTGTGAGTTCCATATCATCTGCCACTCGCCCTCTTCTAGTTCAGGTTCTTCTTCCCCAGATTTCCGATTTAAGGAAATGAGTGCATCCATTGCCTGTTGGAATTCAGGATgtgaaaaacaataaaaatggaAATATTCCAGTTAActaattgaaaagaaaaaacagtACCCTTACCTCTTTAATACCCACCCCCGACGAAATTGCTGTTAACAATTTTTGTCTGGGTTCAGTTTGCTTCTGCAGCACAAACGTGGTTCCCTGCACTATATATATGTTGCTGATAAGTCTTGGAAACATAAagcttttataaaaaatatgttgattTGATAGACAATTTAGCCTTTTAATCAAGCGAAGGAACAAAAGACTATTAAGAAGATGTTTGTATTGGAAGTGCCTAATCACCTTATTTCCTCTTGAGATGCGAAGGTTTCCTGAATGCGACAAGTATGTGGTGTCTAACCATCCCTTTGCTTCATCTCCAAGTAGCTTAAATGGAACTGGATATGGAACTTTAAATGGAAGAAATTTAAATGAAAAGGCAGCTCTGTCAAACCTAAAAAGGATTCTTTTTCCATCTTCAATGGACGCTGCCGCCTGTTCAAATTGAAAGACATAAATATATGAACAGCTATATGATATCATGTTTTTTTTGTATGACAAGCACAAACATAAACAGAAATTCAACTATCAGGCTACACGTGAAGAAGCAAAAGAAAGCCTGAAATTTATCCATATTAACTTGTGATTTTTTAGAAGCGCGTAGCAAGTAAATTAGCTGTGTAACTGTGAACAATGCTTGTaatgaaattgagaagaaaaagcCAACCTAAGAATCTATGTAGCATAATTCATTTCACAATATTGACTATTGACAAAGCCTCTTAAACTAAAAAGTTTCAATCTGTCTCACCAAGTAttgcaaaaaaattaataaagttgAATTTAACACAACTGTGTTTAAACTTATTATTAACTTCAACTGAAGTTATTTAGTATTACCTCCACTTTGAGCTCACCAATGGCATCAGAAAATGACACAATATTGCATACGCGTGGATCATTCGTTTGAAGATAAACCTCTTGAAATACACTAAAAAAATCAACCCCAACAAATGTTCTCTGAAAGAGCAATATAGAATACCATATAGAGTCATATATCATTAAACAATCTATGGGGTATGTGTTGAACAGGTCAGTGACACTTGTTCTGGTAGCTTATCAGGTTGAAGTAAGTTTCAGTTCAACATGCCTAAATTTATAGACTGATTgcactaaacataatatatatgCAACTTTCCGTTAGGTATTTAAGAAATGCTTATATTAGTACTACCATGAAGACCGTCAATTCGTCCTGTTTTACTCAAGAGACGTTATACTTGTCATAATTTTTGTATTGAGAAAAATCCTAGTCTCAGTGTTGAAAAGAGATGAGGACTGAAACCTAAGCCTCATATTATTCACGCTCCAAGTCCGATAGTGTTAAGCACTAGGGGGTTATTGTGAGCTAGAAGCTTTTCATAAGGTATTTCGTTCACAAAAATTGGAATTTTACTTTGAACAAccgaaaaatacaaaaaaattaaggtactaaaattgaattatttttttcaaataagtcaCTGAAGATCTTTTATTTTCAGATTTGGGTCCAAATGACAATCATCTGTGGCAGTAACTCATGGCAAAGGTTAAGTAGGCCAACGGTAACATCATAGTGTGGTGATTTGAAGTGCCTCTAATTAGAATAATCTTTTGGAAGCAAGTTTCCAAACTAAGTGTACAGTATTTTTCGAAGTATTATTTAAGCAATGACTAAAATATATACATGAAAGTGAATAAACCATTTGAAAATACGTTTGAGTAACATTCATTAATAACAACCTGAATGGGGGATGCTGTTCCGGGTCTTGTAGTGAAAATAAGCTGCCAGCGACCCTCAATTAAACTTGAGTTTGTCTGCACAAAAGAACTTCATCTCATGGTAAGGAAAGGATAATAATAAGTTAAACAGAGAGAAGAGAAATTGACCACAAACCGGATCAGGCACACCCCCTCCTAAACGTTCCAGGGCTTGAATAGCACGCTCAATAGcctgaaattaaatattaaatggaAAGGAAATGAACGCTAAATTCAGGAATAAATTGAAGAGACGGGAGATTAAGAAAGAGACATTGAGTTGCTGGGGAGAAGAAGATCGTCCACGCCCTTG
The genomic region above belongs to Cicer arietinum cultivar CDC Frontier isolate Library 1 chromosome 4, Cicar.CDCFrontier_v2.0, whole genome shotgun sequence and contains:
- the LOC101489734 gene encoding probable plastid-lipid-associated protein 12, chloroplastic isoform X3, with amino-acid sequence MEVTMMAIERAIQALERLGGGVPDPTNSSLIEGRWQLIFTTRPGTASPIQRTFVGVDFFSVFQEVYLQTNDPRVCNIVSFSDAIGELKVEAAASIEDGKRILFRFDRAAFSFKFLPFKVPYPVPFKLLGDEAKGWLDTTYLSHSGNLRISRGNKGTTFVLQKQTEPRQKLLTAISSGVGIKEAMDALISLNRKSGEEEPELEEGEWQMIWNSQTVTDSWLENAANGLMGKQIIGKNGRIKYVVDILLGLKFSMTGNFVKNGAKVYEVTMDDAAIIGGPFGYPLEMDKKFILEILFSDGKVRISRGENEIIFVHIRPDALR
- the LOC101489734 gene encoding probable plastid-lipid-associated protein 12, chloroplastic isoform X1 gives rise to the protein MALRAVNANVGFDSCCRSTFVSPMPSKSRSSREHNSFVFRCSQVSITESENSLIEALVGTQGRGRSSSPQQLNAIERAIQALERLGGGVPDPTNSSLIEGRWQLIFTTRPGTASPIQRTFVGVDFFSVFQEVYLQTNDPRVCNIVSFSDAIGELKVEAAASIEDGKRILFRFDRAAFSFKFLPFKVPYPVPFKLLGDEAKGWLDTTYLSHSGNLRISRGNKGTTFVLQKQTEPRQKLLTAISSGVGIKEAMDALISLNRKSGEEEPELEEGEWQMIWNSQTVTDSWLENAANGLMGKQIIGKNGRIKYVVDILLGLKFSMTGNFVKNGAKVYEVTMDDAAIIGGPFGYPLEMDKKFILEILFSDGKVRISRGENEIIFVHIRPDALR
- the LOC101489734 gene encoding probable plastid-lipid-associated protein 12, chloroplastic isoform X4 — encoded protein: MALRAVNANVGFDSCCRSTFVSPMPSKSRSSREHNSFVFRCSQVSITESENSLIEALVGTQGRGRSSSPQQLNAIERAIQALERLGGGVPDPTNSSLIEGRWQLIFTTRPGTASPIQRTFVGVDFFSVFQEVYLQTNDPRVCNIVSFSDAIGELKVEAAASIEDGKRILFRFDRAAFSFKFLPFKVPYPVPFKLLGDEAKGWLDTTYLSHSGNLRISRGNKGTTFVLQKQTEPRQKLLTAISSGVGIKEAMDALISLNRKSGEEEPELEEGEWQMIWNSQTVTDSWLENAANGLMGKQFVYYNECYRLLGRMEE
- the LOC101489734 gene encoding probable plastid-lipid-associated protein 12, chloroplastic isoform X2 produces the protein MALRAVNANVGFDSCCRSTFVSPMPSKSRSSREHNSFVFRCSQVSITESENSLIEALVGTQGRGRSSSPQQLNAIERAIQALERLGGGVPDPTNSSLIEGRWQLIFTTRPGTASPIQAAASIEDGKRILFRFDRAAFSFKFLPFKVPYPVPFKLLGDEAKGWLDTTYLSHSGNLRISRGNKGTTFVLQKQTEPRQKLLTAISSGVGIKEAMDALISLNRKSGEEEPELEEGEWQMIWNSQTVTDSWLENAANGLMGKQIIGKNGRIKYVVDILLGLKFSMTGNFVKNGAKVYEVTMDDAAIIGGPFGYPLEMDKKFILEILFSDGKVRISRGENEIIFVHIRPDALR